Proteins from a single region of Nomia melanderi isolate GNS246 chromosome 11, iyNomMela1, whole genome shotgun sequence:
- the LOC116435187 gene encoding apoptosis regulator BAX isoform X1, protein MKPDFRLGVQEAVTHSSPEKPEWQEHIAEDSSMSGLVGTLRGLEEFSGSTTQSGRRASLALSLHSNLAGFTTPNNPEVSPFHVVDSARRRFSDVVSRKISHTIRWRTVSASVELTVSQGSSLCGQYIRNRLKRSGIFHRKLGLKRMRSAMLLPGGAVVGEVYPELISVGAELEKMHPNVFNRVARQIGCGSFSSEQSVNEAIVDVSREMIRNGEMTWSKVIALYAIAGGIAVDCVRQGKPEFLPAIQRGMTDVLEDDLVAWIQANGGWSALVTRYRPVTKETTWYTHKVVLLFIFSMLIVFIFLLFLKVLIF, encoded by the exons CCTGAGAAACCTGAATGGCAGGAACATATTGCGGAGGATTCTTCAATGTCTGGATTAGTCGGTACTCTACGCGGCTTGGAGGAGTTTTCCGGAAGCACGACGCAGTCTGGCCGAAGAGCTAGCCTCGCTTTATCTTTGCATTCGAATTTGGCTGGTTTCACGACACCTAACAATCCAGAGGTTTCGCCTTTCCATGTCGTCGATTCAGCGAGAAGAAGATTCAGCGACGTTGTCTCGAGGAAAATCTCTCACACGATACGATGGAGGACCGTGTCCGCTTCTGTTGAACTCACCGTGTCGCAG gGTTCATCGTTATGCGGTCAGTACATACGAAACCGATTAAAACGGTCTGGGATCTTTCATCGGAAGCTTGGCTTGAAGAGGATGAGGAGCGCCATGTTGCTTCCTGGCGGTGCAGTTGTAGGAGAAGTGTATCCAGAATTGATATCGGTCGGGGCGGAATTAGAGAAAATGCATCCGAACGTGTTCAATCGCGTTGCTCGGCAAATCGGCTGCGGCAGTTTCTCCTCGGAACAATCCGTCAACGAGGCCATAGTCGACGTCTCTAGGGAGATGATCAGAAACGGCGAGATGACTTGGAGCAAAGTGATAGCCCTTTACGCCATCGCAGGTGGCATTGCTGTGGattgcgtgcgccagggcaagCCTGAGTTTTTACCCGCCATACAGAGAG GTATGACTGATGTTTTGGAAGATGATCTCGTTGCATGGATACAAGCCAATGGTGGATGG TCCGCCTTGGTAACTCGTTATAGGCCAGTAACAAAAGAAACAACGTGGTACACGCATAAGgttgtgttattatttatattttccatgttAATCgtctttatatttttactatttttaaaagttttaattttttaa
- the LOC116435187 gene encoding apoptosis regulator BAX isoform X2 gives MVRGTSPEKPEWQEHIAEDSSMSGLVGTLRGLEEFSGSTTQSGRRASLALSLHSNLAGFTTPNNPEVSPFHVVDSARRRFSDVVSRKISHTIRWRTVSASVELTVSQGSSLCGQYIRNRLKRSGIFHRKLGLKRMRSAMLLPGGAVVGEVYPELISVGAELEKMHPNVFNRVARQIGCGSFSSEQSVNEAIVDVSREMIRNGEMTWSKVIALYAIAGGIAVDCVRQGKPEFLPAIQRGMTDVLEDDLVAWIQANGGWSALVTRYRPVTKETTWYTHKVVLLFIFSMLIVFIFLLFLKVLIF, from the exons ATGGTACGCGGGACATCG CCTGAGAAACCTGAATGGCAGGAACATATTGCGGAGGATTCTTCAATGTCTGGATTAGTCGGTACTCTACGCGGCTTGGAGGAGTTTTCCGGAAGCACGACGCAGTCTGGCCGAAGAGCTAGCCTCGCTTTATCTTTGCATTCGAATTTGGCTGGTTTCACGACACCTAACAATCCAGAGGTTTCGCCTTTCCATGTCGTCGATTCAGCGAGAAGAAGATTCAGCGACGTTGTCTCGAGGAAAATCTCTCACACGATACGATGGAGGACCGTGTCCGCTTCTGTTGAACTCACCGTGTCGCAG gGTTCATCGTTATGCGGTCAGTACATACGAAACCGATTAAAACGGTCTGGGATCTTTCATCGGAAGCTTGGCTTGAAGAGGATGAGGAGCGCCATGTTGCTTCCTGGCGGTGCAGTTGTAGGAGAAGTGTATCCAGAATTGATATCGGTCGGGGCGGAATTAGAGAAAATGCATCCGAACGTGTTCAATCGCGTTGCTCGGCAAATCGGCTGCGGCAGTTTCTCCTCGGAACAATCCGTCAACGAGGCCATAGTCGACGTCTCTAGGGAGATGATCAGAAACGGCGAGATGACTTGGAGCAAAGTGATAGCCCTTTACGCCATCGCAGGTGGCATTGCTGTGGattgcgtgcgccagggcaagCCTGAGTTTTTACCCGCCATACAGAGAG GTATGACTGATGTTTTGGAAGATGATCTCGTTGCATGGATACAAGCCAATGGTGGATGG TCCGCCTTGGTAACTCGTTATAGGCCAGTAACAAAAGAAACAACGTGGTACACGCATAAGgttgtgttattatttatattttccatgttAATCgtctttatatttttactatttttaaaagttttaattttttaa
- the LOC116435187 gene encoding bcl-2-related ovarian killer protein isoform X3: MSGLVGTLRGLEEFSGSTTQSGRRASLALSLHSNLAGFTTPNNPEVSPFHVVDSARRRFSDVVSRKISHTIRWRTVSASVELTVSQGSSLCGQYIRNRLKRSGIFHRKLGLKRMRSAMLLPGGAVVGEVYPELISVGAELEKMHPNVFNRVARQIGCGSFSSEQSVNEAIVDVSREMIRNGEMTWSKVIALYAIAGGIAVDCVRQGKPEFLPAIQRGMTDVLEDDLVAWIQANGGWSALVTRYRPVTKETTWYTHKVVLLFIFSMLIVFIFLLFLKVLIF; the protein is encoded by the exons ATGTCTGGATTAGTCGGTACTCTACGCGGCTTGGAGGAGTTTTCCGGAAGCACGACGCAGTCTGGCCGAAGAGCTAGCCTCGCTTTATCTTTGCATTCGAATTTGGCTGGTTTCACGACACCTAACAATCCAGAGGTTTCGCCTTTCCATGTCGTCGATTCAGCGAGAAGAAGATTCAGCGACGTTGTCTCGAGGAAAATCTCTCACACGATACGATGGAGGACCGTGTCCGCTTCTGTTGAACTCACCGTGTCGCAG gGTTCATCGTTATGCGGTCAGTACATACGAAACCGATTAAAACGGTCTGGGATCTTTCATCGGAAGCTTGGCTTGAAGAGGATGAGGAGCGCCATGTTGCTTCCTGGCGGTGCAGTTGTAGGAGAAGTGTATCCAGAATTGATATCGGTCGGGGCGGAATTAGAGAAAATGCATCCGAACGTGTTCAATCGCGTTGCTCGGCAAATCGGCTGCGGCAGTTTCTCCTCGGAACAATCCGTCAACGAGGCCATAGTCGACGTCTCTAGGGAGATGATCAGAAACGGCGAGATGACTTGGAGCAAAGTGATAGCCCTTTACGCCATCGCAGGTGGCATTGCTGTGGattgcgtgcgccagggcaagCCTGAGTTTTTACCCGCCATACAGAGAG GTATGACTGATGTTTTGGAAGATGATCTCGTTGCATGGATACAAGCCAATGGTGGATGG TCCGCCTTGGTAACTCGTTATAGGCCAGTAACAAAAGAAACAACGTGGTACACGCATAAGgttgtgttattatttatattttccatgttAATCgtctttatatttttactatttttaaaagttttaattttttaa